The Gossypium hirsutum isolate 1008001.06 chromosome D07, Gossypium_hirsutum_v2.1, whole genome shotgun sequence genome includes the window ATATTAATGTTAATCTAAGGGTGATTATAAGTACTATAAATTTTTTCCTTAGAAGTCTATATAACTTCTTTAAGATCTTCCATTAGTGTGATCGGATGTTGGCAGTGCTAGAAGCGTGTAATATTTGCTATGCATTAGTTTGAAACAGTGTCTTTTGCAATCTCTATTTTGTATTAGAACAGAAGTAACCTTACCAATTAGGAGATGCAATAAACTTGATGGCTTTTCTTCGCTCACCATATTCAGCATTTTGAATGTTGCATGATTTTGGTCTCATTGTACAGGATATTTTGAAGCGCATGGTATTGTTTTGCAAGGCAGCTGTTGAggtacatattttaaaattacctTGAATTATGCAGAAATACTGTAATCTGGTAGGATAGACATGATAGGGAAAACCGATGGATTATTGCTGATGTTTGAGTTGAAAAGTAAGTTACACAGTCACACTCATTGCGGAGTTTAAATAAAATGACTAGTTACAAAAGGGGCATTGTTGATTGTGTGAGGTTTCAAATAGCCTCTAACTTATTCTCACTAAGATAAATCATGCAAAAAGGAAATCTACTTAGATAAATCGTGGTGGATGTAACATGGAGTTCACTATGATTTATCAGCATGTTTCCAACACAGCTTCTAGAAACAACTGCCAAAGTATATTGTTCTGCTTTGCACCTGATTATGCTACATCTTTACATCCTAAGCTAGAACACACTTATATTATTCTTGGGGAACTTAAAGTTTTTCTCAAGTCCATTTTCTTATTTTCTGGCACAGCCTCATTTTTTGTTGAATATAATTGATTGATTAGATTATAGTGTCATATGGTGAAGAAGTCGGTTTTTTTTAGGTTCCTTGGTATGTTCCATGTGGAGGTGTCTGCTATGGAGATGGAAATCTGGTTTTCATTGCTAATGATTGGCATACCGCCTTGTTGCCAGTCTACTTGAAGGCTAATTATCGAGACAATGGTTTGATGTCCTTCACTAGATCCATTCTCGTTGTCCATAATATTGCTCACCAGGTTTGCCCTATGCTAATTCACTTGATTTGATCATTTTATAGGAAAAAGGGATCAGGTCATTTATATTTTTGCTTTGttcttaataaaaattaagaacttATATCAGAGTGTATTCTCATTTTTTCCTCAATTCTTTGCTTGGTTCTTGTGCCCAATAGAATTTTATACAAAATCATTTGTTATTTTGCATTGCATACTTAAATAAAAGTGAATGCATAGAGCATTCCACGGATCATGATAACTGTACATACCTTGTCTGCAATTCtctcttgaaatttaatttatatcGAGGACAACTatggaaaaatataatttttttgctgCTCTGTTGCATCTAAGTGCATGACTTAATCTCCTGAAAGAGATTGGAGAATGAGAATTCGAAAGCATTTGCTATTATGACAAGTGCTTTTAGAGCTTAATTATCTGAATTTCTTTGTACGGATTCTAACAGATATTGTTTTCAGGGGCGGGGGCCCATGGAGGATTTTTGTTTTGTCGGTCTCCCAGATCACTACAAGGACCTTTTCAAGTTATATGATCCTGTCGGAGGTGAGCACTTCAATATCTTTGCAGCAGGACTAAAGACTGCAGACAGAGTGGTCACAGTTAGCCATGGATATGCTTGGGAGATTAGAACTTTGGAAGGTGGTTGGGGTTTGCATGGGATCATAAATGAATGTGACTGGAAATTGCAAGGTATAGTGAACGGAATCGATATGGAGGACTGGAATCCACAACATGATGTTCACCTCAAATCAGATGGTTATACTAACTACTCCATCGAAACACTGCAGCCTGGCAAGGCTCAGTGCAAGGCAGCCTTGCAGAAGGAGCTCGGGCTACCTGTTCGTGAAGATGTCCCACTGATTGGTTTTATTGGGAGACTGGATCATCAAAAGGGTGTCGATATAATTGCTGAGGCAATTCCCTGGATGATGGACCAGGATGTGCAATTAGTCATGTTAGGCACTGGCAGACAGGACTTGGAAGAGCTGCTTAGGCAGTTTGAAGGCCAACATCATGACAAAGTCCGGGGGTGGGTAGGGTTTTCTGTAGAGACAGCTCATCGTATAACAGCTGGGGTGGATATTTTACTCATGCCATCAAGATTTGAACCCTGTGGACTGAACCAACTGTATGCTATGTGCTATGGAACAATTCCAGTTGTCCATGCTGTCGGTGGGTTGAGGGACACAGTGCAGCCTTTCAATCCATTTGAAGAGTCGGGGTTTGGTTGGACATTCGACAGCGCTGATGCAAGTAAGTTGATACATGCGTTAGGGAACTGCTTGTTGACATATCGTGAGTACAAAGAGAGTTGGGACGGACTTCGAAGACGGGGTATGATGCAAGACCTCAGTTGGGACAATGCTGCTCAGAAATATGAGGAGGTCCTTGTTGCTGCCAAATACCAATGGTGAGCCATCTTTGACTTAAACATTCTATCGATTTCTGAGTTGGTTGACATGGTGGAAATCCCGACGGAATTGATAGCCAAGTAGGTGAGTTGGCAGAAATCCTGGTACGAAGTAGTTGCAGCGATGAGCTTGTTCCTGAAAATGCTGCAAGTGTAGATAAATAAATTTGGGCTTTCTTTCAGTTTTCTGTTCAAAGGTTAGTAGAAAGCTTACTATTACCATTGTTAATATGAGGTGAGCTTGTTGGCTTTTTAATCTTCCAAATAAATTTCTACTGTATTAGTCTTTTATTGCTTGAAAAAAGCTTCTAAAAGTTTGAACATATCTATGTTTGACATTTACACTTAGCCTTGAGTGGTATTAGTCAAATAGCTAttgaagaaaggaaaaagaatccATTTTCTTTTGCACATCATTGTCAAATGCCGATGCAGGCCCCCAAGCAATCTCTCATAATAATTGTTCATTTAAAAGAGGTCACAgtaagatttatttttaaaaaattaaggaaaTTTAGAGGTAgtaataaatcttaaaattatatatgaactttgttTCACAAtatgtcatgttatatttgaattttgattttgattttgattttgattttgattttgtgcaattttatatgtgatattttaatttgatttaatttttgtaaattgcaaatttaattattgatataaaatgTACTAAAAAGAAATATTGATGTAGcactattttttaagtttatatattatatacacaaataaTCTCCATTAATTTGAACAACGGGCTAAGTGAGGGAAAAAACTAACACCAAAACGGCAATTACTGGGTATTTGCATAATCAagtgtatttgaatagttacctTAAGCTTCAACAGTCTAatacttcaaaattttcaaacttcaaaGATCACCGTaatcaattcaaaagaaatgCTTTAAGacataaataaatgaaagaaaggTGTTATGGAGGAAAATTCAATCAGTTAAAACCGTTATTGTTGCGCCGTGTTTTTGCTGAAAACAATTAACAAAACGATGTATTTTTAGTCAGTCCTCTATGTCAAGTTAAATAGTGAGTTTTAGGGTATTGTTAGTTAATGAAATGATGCGTTAGAGAGGAGGTTACAACTGTCGAATAACAACTTACATAGCCTATAATTGTTGTTTTGTTTCCATTTTAAGCAGAAGGAGAATGTATGGAACGTTTATGCATTTTCAGTGAATGAATTCTATTTCTTCTTCAtctctctctcttttattttttgctttcttCTTTTCTAAATCTATTGTAATAAATGTATCAGAGCCTATCGATCCTCTATGACCGGTGAAGGCGTGACAACTAGATAGGTCATTTTTAACAGGAAGTTGCTCAGCTTCGAATTGAGTTATCTCAGTGGGACACTAAGCTTGACAACCATTTAAAGGAACTCCAAGATGATTTCTACGGTGAGATCAAATCTGAGTTATAAAACTTGTTTGAACAATACTTGGGTCATCCACCCTTTGTTACTGTTGTTGGGTTTTCTCAAGACAAAGGGAAGGGCATTTTAGGTGGCCTTCCATTTGGTTTTTCCCCAAAAGACACCATGATTGTTCCTCCCATAATGGATCTAGGATGTGCGGGAATACCTTCACGTGTGAGCAACACAGAAGGACCTCTATACTCTTATTTACAGTGTCCAAAGTTTGATGGCACTGATTTCTGGTACAAGTATAGTTGGGCCGAAACTGGTATGCATTGAGTGTTGACTTGATCTTTTTAGAATTGCCACAGCATTCGTGCTGACAAAATGTCTAACCTTTTACCCCGGCAAACCTTCactcatagtcactaaattatttatatcttgagctacggaactccgaattaagatccgctacattcttatgaaactagactcacatatcttcttaccataaaatttttagaatttttggttcagccaataagtacagtttattctttaaattttcccctatttcactgtttgacagttctgacccctcttcactaaaaattaattatctctttgtacagaatttggataatgtttttatttgtttctattgaaaatagactcattcaggattttaaaaatataaatttaagcctctaattatttttattcaattttttatgattttccaaattcagaataggggaacccaaattcattctgaccttgtctcacaaaatttattatatctcatgatttacaatttcattacttacaccatttcttctatgagaaattaGACTTaacaagatttaatttcatattgttttttatcctctaatttaatttccacaatttatggtgatttttcaaatttaacctactgctgctgaccaaaactgttttagtgcaagatgttgtttactaaatttataacttccttattccctttctctataatatttcccatcattttcacttatttcccttcactaatatataaAGAACATAAGActtgatttaagaaaactctactataacatcatttccatactttttcaacaataacaaacttaaaaatatattgaaatcttgatgttcttatcttatgctattgatttcaatctttaacttgattttctctctcctctagcttctatttcttgaatctaacttgacattctagctcctcattgtctccttattatttttctctcttggaagctatgaaaattcttttgatttctaggtgaaaatagtgaattttttgtgaaatgaccaaattgtaaagaaaacaaaactttctttcttctcttctcttctaacgttggttgcatggaaagatgatgatttttcatcatctttcctcccttttatattgatcatttaataataaaataatactaaaattcttaataaaatattaattaaataacatttatctaattaattaattaaaaatatcacaaacatcatcattaccttctagaattctatctctatttgaccattttgcccttcataatcttttgaaattccatccttgagtcctcacttaatttggtaaaattgtaatttagtccctcaaaattcttcatcttttcaatttggtcctaatttatccattttccttagtttctagattattccacccttaaatatttacactattggtccttcaaattttttgtatttacactttagcccttcaaattttgaatatttactcttgggcaacaaaatttttctcacttttgcaatttaatcttttcttgaattaatatgtcataatatacttcccaatgttgacataactcaatattaccctttttatcactttatttccttattttactatatcaaggatattatcttactttcttactgtagtaattttcggggtattacagtgagtctctcacagttgatgaggtttatgattctttgacctcgtatgataagatggaGCATGTTATGGTTAAAATtgactctcaaggagagggtctcattgttcgtgaaAGATAAGATCGGAATGTTGGtaatgatcgtggaaggacacaggaataGAATTCtcgcagtaaatctaagggtagatcgaagtcttcaaacagaggtaaaacttgtaatttctgcaagaagaaagggcatattaaatctaagtgctataagctacagaataagaTCAAAAGAGAGGCTGcgaattaaaagggaaaacaaccaaaaaattctggtgaagctaatgttgtagaagactagagtgatggtgaacttctagtcgcttctgtcaacaattttaAAGTGAGCAAGGAGTAGATcattgattcaggctgcaccttccacatgagtccctaTTAGGATTAGTTTACAACTTACAAAATAGTGTCTGAAAGTGTTGTTTTGATGGAAAATAATGCTTCTTGTAAAatcacaggtgttggaacaattaaagttaagatgtttgatagagttgtcagaacacttagtgacgtacgacatgtttcagacttgaagaaaaatttaatttaattgagtaCTCTCGATTTAAAAGGGTACAATACATAGTTAAAAGTGaggttttaaagattttcaaaggttatctcgttgtgatgaaagggcagagaaagaccgCCAATTTATATATtctgcagggttctactgttactggtgatgtagcTGTCACTTTCTTttccttgttagatgatgatatTTCTAAACTTTGGTATATgcacctagggcatatgagtgagaatgacatagcagaattgagcaaaagaggacttcttaatgggtaaggaatttgcaaatTGAAGTTCTGTGAACACTGTGTTtttggaaagcaaaagagagttggattcaccaaaggaatccataacacgaagggaacattagagtatattcattctgatctgtgtgGGTCATCcaaagtgccttcgagaggtgaagCTAATTacatgctaacttttattgatgatttttccagaaaagtttgggcgttcttcctaaagtagaaaagtgatgtgttttccacatttaagtcttgaaaaactatgcttgaaaaatagacgggaaaacaaataTAGTACCTccacacagacaatggcttagagttctgttctgatgagtttaataaactatgCAAGTTAGGAAGGATCGTGAGACATTTAACAGTTCGTCTTACTTCACAGCAAAACGGGGTTGCAGAacaaatgaacagaatgatcatagagaaggttcgatgtatgttgtcaaatgccaacttaccaaagttattttgggctgaagcagcctctactttttgatcaaccgatctctactcgttgccattgagaaaagaCTCCACACGAAGTATGGTTTGGTAATCCTgttgactattctgatttaaagatctttgggtgtcctgcgtatgctcatgttgataatgaaaaattagaaccaagatccattaaatgtgtttttcttggctATAAAGCTGGtataaaagggtataagttatggtgtcctgaaaatagaaaagttgtgattagtagagatgttgtttttgatgaaacgactatgctacctaacttatctcttaaaggttcttccaataaagaaaatcaaaagcaggtggaacatcagattaatctagaatctacaacagagtcgactcctcaagccagtacaaaaatttagaatagagttacttcttcaccacaatactctatcgccaaaaacagaactagaaaagaaattaaacctccaaaaaagtatgtcgaggctgatctagttactTATACTTTAAATATGGCTGAAGATATTGATGCAAACCAatagccatctaattattctgaggctaTTAGTTgtaaagactcagaaaagtggatgtttgctatgtaaAAGAAGAtgaaatcacttcacaaaaacaaaacatgggatcttgtgaaacttcctaaaggtaaaaaggttattcgttgtaaatgggtgtttaaaaagaaaaagatgactCCAAgggttgaagaacccagatataaagcaaggcttgttgcaaaaggttacagtcaaattccaagagtggacttcacagatgtgttctctccagttgtgaagcatagttcgattcaagctttgcttggtattatggccatgcatgatttagagcttaagcagttagatgtaaaaactacatgtttgcatggagaacttgatgaagatatttacatacaactaaagggttttacagtcttaaaaaaagaagactatgtttacttgctgaaaaagtctttttacggtttgaaacaatcaccaagacagtggtacaagaggtttgattcctttatgacttctcatgatttcaaaaaaagtagctttgacagttgttttactttaagaaaaatggtgatggttcttttgtgtatctactcctttatgttaatgacatgttgataacattgaaagataaaggagagataagaaaggtcaaagcccaactaagtgaagaatttgatatgaaagatttgggactagtaaagaagatacttggtatgaagattctcaaatatagaaaagcaagtaaattgtacctaattcAGAAAGGGTACATTTAGAAAGTTCTttacaggttcaatatgcagagtgctaagtctgttagtactcctttagcagccatttcaaactttcatcggctttgtctccacaatcagatgatgagattgagtacatgtcacatgttccatactttaGTGTAGTGATATCTCTCATGTAtactatggtttgttcacgtccagattcatcatatgcagtcagtgcagttagcatagatatggcgaatcccggtaaagaacattggataGCAGTTCAATCAATTTTAAGGTACTTACAAGGTACtattgatgtttgcttacagtttggaagaactagagatggaatcattgggtatgttgatgctaattTTCTTGGAGACCttaatagaagaagatctcttacAGGTTATGTATTTACaattggaggttgtgcaatcagttggaaagccactttgcaaactatagttgctttgtctaccactgaaccTGAGTACacggcgattactgaggcttgtaaagaagctatttggttgaagggactctttagtaaaCTCAATGAAGatcttcaaatcaatacagtattttgtgacaatcagaatgccatcttccttacaaaagatcaaatgtttcatgagagaacaaaacacattgatttcgatatcattttgttcgtgatattattgctcgtggtgatattgttgtgagtaaaattagtactcatgaaaatcctacagatatgatgagtaagtcacttcttataaccaagtttgagcatttcttagacttggttggtgttcattgttgaagttaaacccttaaggggttttatggaagaggtggagaacttttTCGTtaagagttcgcgatgaagaacttgttcattgagaattcgtgtcaaggtggagattgttagaattaagtgacctgaatccttatttaaataaaatacagtggtaaaataaaataaaagtaaaatccctatataactacacttcttttattttattttagaataaggttttctaaaccttattaaactccatttatttgatattgattagaataaggtgtttcaatcttactacaatcctattagaatatagttttacaagcctataaataaacataatctactcctcttgtaattattttgacgacatagtgaattttcttctcctctgcccgtggttttttttcccgaaagggtttccatgtaaaatctatgtgttctttatttttatttat containing:
- the LOC107940767 gene encoding granule-bound starch synthase 2, chloroplastic/amyloplastic is translated as MASIGGSSTFIIERKSRHVFTSSTLSPTKIENLAVFSGSTSGVSLFCNRGQLWRLKPVRIAGDDPEGSLQFTIKKSKKIAERRKLVSSIKSNITDLDEDEAFHEQRDKSLPDVELTSSSSISTVEDKNGSILSSSHVTSTVKDVSEIRPSDEVDDEPEVHLSSEKASSDLGSTELLKTTDLKAFKSDVLPSFPSSSSDAVLLTSIENENSTKASLEMVGELHDPAVESTKPPPLAGANVMNIILVAIECAPWSKTGGLGDVAGSLPKALARRGHRVMVVAPRYAEYVEPQDIGVRKKYKVDGQDMEVSYFHVYIDGVDFIFMDTPMFRHMQYNIYAGKRQDILKRMVLFCKAAVEVPWYVPCGGVCYGDGNLVFIANDWHTALLPVYLKANYRDNGLMSFTRSILVVHNIAHQGRGPMEDFCFVGLPDHYKDLFKLYDPVGGEHFNIFAAGLKTADRVVTVSHGYAWEIRTLEGGWGLHGIINECDWKLQGIVNGIDMEDWNPQHDVHLKSDGYTNYSIETLQPGKAQCKAALQKELGLPVREDVPLIGFIGRLDHQKGVDIIAEAIPWMMDQDVQLVMLGTGRQDLEELLRQFEGQHHDKVRGWVGFSVETAHRITAGVDILLMPSRFEPCGLNQLYAMCYGTIPVVHAVGGLRDTVQPFNPFEESGFGWTFDSADASKLIHALGNCLLTYREYKESWDGLRRRGMMQDLSWDNAAQKYEEVLVAAKYQW